From Variimorphobacter saccharofermentans, one genomic window encodes:
- a CDS encoding polyprenyl synthetase family protein: MNQVNMEFDKALSGSPRIIREYTKHLLNSRGKFIRALSVLICAENQEGLVHPNAVTAAVAIEILHLASLVHDDIIDNADLRRGDVTLQKKYGKRTAVICGDYLLSIALRMMANIPNKKDYLDLEMPDYVGRLCLGELEQHINNFNINLTIYRYLKIISGKTAALFEASFYAGAIFSGASEKEIKRYKQLGFYIGMIFQLTDDCMDFEKTVEVANKPVQSDYEQGVITLPLIHALAEEKSLKEKASNQGLTRAEINDAVRKTEGLQFTRMVVKKYYNKSLKIINELDLSESKKERLTLVLNKATRLS; this comes from the coding sequence ATGAATCAAGTGAATATGGAGTTCGATAAAGCCTTATCGGGCTCCCCACGCATCATCCGTGAGTATACAAAGCATCTATTAAACTCACGAGGAAAGTTTATTCGTGCATTATCCGTATTAATCTGTGCAGAGAATCAGGAGGGACTTGTTCATCCGAATGCTGTTACCGCTGCTGTAGCCATAGAAATTCTACATCTGGCGTCTCTTGTCCATGATGATATTATCGATAACGCTGACTTACGACGCGGTGATGTTACCCTGCAGAAGAAATATGGAAAACGTACAGCTGTAATCTGTGGCGATTACTTACTGAGTATCGCTCTTCGAATGATGGCGAATATACCAAATAAAAAGGACTATTTGGATTTGGAGATGCCGGATTATGTTGGAAGACTTTGCCTTGGTGAATTAGAACAGCACATCAATAACTTCAATATTAATCTGACAATCTATCGTTATTTGAAAATTATTTCAGGAAAGACAGCGGCACTGTTTGAAGCCTCTTTCTATGCAGGAGCAATATTTTCCGGCGCTTCTGAAAAGGAGATAAAACGTTATAAACAGTTAGGCTTTTATATCGGAATGATATTTCAGCTAACCGATGATTGTATGGATTTTGAGAAAACTGTTGAAGTAGCAAATAAACCAGTACAATCCGATTATGAGCAGGGTGTAATTACACTCCCCTTAATTCATGCATTGGCGGAAGAAAAAAGTCTGAAAGAGAAAGCCTCTAATCAAGGTTTGACCAGAGCGGAGATTAATGATGCAGTAAGAAAAACCGAAGGGCTTCAGTTTACCCGAATGGTAGTTAAGAAATACTATAACAAATCACTGAAGATAATCAATGAACTGGATTTGTCAGAAAGCAAGAAGGAAAGACTGACATTGGTTCTGAATAAAGCGACCCGATTATCCTAA
- a CDS encoding UbiA family prenyltransferase has product MISRFLSYVEIKTKITSTFAFLLTIALLVSKKQTINWGLTMLFFAAMFLFDLTTTAINNYIDTKNNHQTLQFKRSYALIIIYILFAISAALGLYLAYLTDLVILLVGGLCFLCGVFYTYGPVPISRMPLGEVLSGAFYGLLIPFIILYINMPEGTFLSLNVNLETISLELQIRPILSVFLFAIIPFCTTANIMLANNTCDLEKDIAVRRHTLPYYIGEKALYLFAGLYYMTYVADIAMVITGILHPICLLAIASIIPVQKNINKFFKKQEKETTFMVAIKNYVIIMGTNVLVVFISALIA; this is encoded by the coding sequence ATGATTTCAAGATTTTTAAGCTATGTAGAGATTAAGACAAAGATAACCAGTACGTTTGCCTTCCTATTGACCATTGCATTGCTGGTCAGTAAAAAGCAGACGATTAACTGGGGACTGACCATGTTATTCTTTGCAGCCATGTTCTTATTTGATTTAACCACAACTGCAATTAATAACTACATTGATACCAAGAACAACCATCAGACTCTTCAGTTTAAAAGGAGCTATGCACTAATCATTATATATATTTTATTTGCAATCAGTGCGGCACTGGGATTATATCTGGCATATCTGACAGACCTTGTTATCCTGCTTGTCGGAGGACTATGCTTTTTGTGTGGTGTGTTCTATACTTATGGACCGGTTCCGATATCAAGAATGCCCTTAGGTGAGGTGTTATCCGGTGCCTTTTATGGATTATTAATACCCTTCATAATATTATATATCAATATGCCGGAGGGGACTTTTTTATCACTGAATGTTAATTTAGAGACAATATCTCTTGAATTACAAATAAGACCGATTTTATCTGTATTCCTATTTGCTATCATTCCTTTTTGTACCACCGCTAACATAATGCTGGCAAATAATACCTGTGACCTTGAAAAGGATATTGCAGTGAGGCGTCATACATTACCCTATTACATAGGAGAAAAGGCATTATATTTGTTTGCCGGGTTGTATTACATGACTTATGTTGCAGATATTGCAATGGTGATTACAGGAATACTGCATCCGATTTGTCTTCTTGCTATTGCATCCATCATACCGGTGCAGAAGAATATCAATAAATTCTTTAAGAAGCAGGAAAAAGAAACTACCTTTATGGTAGCCATTAAGAATTATGTGATTATTATGGGAACCAATGTATTAGTGGTATTTATCAGTGCTCTGATCGCATAA